From Punica granatum isolate Tunisia-2019 chromosome 1, ASM765513v2, whole genome shotgun sequence:
CTCAATCCGCTATATCTTATAAAATGTCAACCTGGATTAGTTTAGATGATTCGATACCTATTTCTCACAAGCAAAATTTTATATTCGAGTCatgtaaatggaaaaaattcattGTTGGGATATTTATCTTTAGTAGGCCAATCAACTCAAACCTTAATTAATCGGAATTCATCGGGCTTTCAAATACCAACCGGTGCAAACCGGACCtagtgaaaaaatatatatataaaaaaaatcatgtaaAATATCCATCATTCTCACTTAGTATAGTCCTCCATCCGGCCCTTTATTAAGGAGCAGACTCCGCTCCATCATCTGTTTCATCCTCCTCCTGCGAGTGTGGGCTGTTCTTCAACAGGGCAAGGCAATGGCGTCCTTCTCATTGCGAACTGTGTTCAGTGCCATGGCCATGTTCGCTCTCGCTTGCGCCATTTGTTGGCCCCCCTCCGTAGCCAAGGCAGATTCCATGGCCCCTGCTCCTGCCCCCGCTAGCGATGGTCATTATCACCACGCTCTTCTCTCTATATCTCTGTGTTTATTCCAAATAATATGTGGGTCTAGGGGTTACATTCCTCGTTCTGTTTCCCCAATCAATGGGGCTCGGGAAATCCTCAGTTTCTGATGGAAACTGTGCATATACATATTCTCACATTGTTGTGTTGTGCCCCGCCTTCAATTCAGTCctctgaaaaaaattaaaatggtgGTGACTTGCAGGGACGTCGATCGACCAGGGAATCGCCTATGTGCTGATGCTCATGGCATTGCTGCTCACGTACCTCATCCACCCGCTCGACGCCTCttccagcttcttcttctgatCCGGGGGTTCGTCTTGTCCTGATGGCACATTCTGGAGTCTGAGCGTATAACTTTTCTTCTGATGGCATATTCTTCCCCTGTCATGGTGCATACATACGTCAAATTCTCATCTCAATTTCCGGAGGCACCTCATGGGTTAACACGCCTTAAACATTCTATGCTGCTCTACATAATCTCATAATCCGAACCGAACCGGTGCTCTATGTCATCTTTGACGCTTTGGCTACCCATTTCCATAGTTATAATCGATGCAGAGATAAATGGAATTATTATTCAAgaatcaataataattattccaACATTTCTTCCCACCGAATATGTAACGTTCAACAAGGATAATGAGGCAACAGCACATCCCATTCCCATTTGCATTGCAAATTCACGTAGCAGACCAGTAAGAACATTCAACATCAGAAGGATAAGCTGCTGTAAAATGGTAAAGTGCGCTCCTATTATTTTCTCGTATCAATTGTGAAGCTCTGCCACATTCCGGCATTTCTGAGCTATTAAACCAAAGAATTaagaaagaacaaaagaaatgGTCTTGCTCTCGGCCTTTCACATTACATCCATAAATGTACAGTTGATCTCCCAAGCAGATGCGATTGAAACCTGCAGGTTAGAATATCCATGCACTATGTATGAAACTTTTTGTGTCAACATTATTTTTACGCCGTTAGACAAGCAAGCAAAACTCTGAGAACCCAAACTGGCGCATCACTGAAACACTGATTATCATCCCTTTCCATCACCAGTGATGTGTCTCTGATGCAAAGCGTATTTCACGACTTCGTAAAAGGACACCACTATCCCAACAGAAGGTCCAGCACGACCAACACGAGGGCTTAGTCCCGCAAATAGCCCCTTCACTCCTCCATCCCTGTCCAAGAGCAATATCAAAGAGAAATTAAGGTTTGAATTAACAATTATTTTCATACCTAATTCATGACATGTTTTGCTTATATAAGGAACTACTGGGAGTCTCAGTTATTAGCAAAGCAGAACAAGGAACATGGCGCAGGAACGTGAAATATGAAGGCTTTCCCTAGAACTATGATGGATGGGCCATATCATCCTTAATTTGAAGGCGGAAACATGGAATATCTTCTCAGTAGCTCTAGTAAGGCACCTCTCAGAAAAATATCCATCCTCAAATCATTTATTATGCTGAGGGCACAGGCAATACATACACTTGTTTTACCAAACAGATGCAATGCAGCAGTAGACTAACGACTGGGAAAACGAAGAGAGATCAATTGTGATTTGCTCCAAAGGAAACTCATGAATAAATGAAGCAGATGTCAATACCTCCATATTTCGGCCAAGGTCTGCCTAGTCGTCATTGATAGTGCCCTCTCAGGATCCTTCTGTAATAAGAATTACAGATTGCATGAGAAACAGCTTTGTCAACATGGCACCTCGATTTATAGTATCATTTGAAACATGCAGTGCATAATAACTTGCGGGAACATATTCTTATTCCTCAAAGAATGCTACACAGCTTCGGAAGCCCTCTTAGCACATTAATGTTCCTCATATTTCTACATAAAATATATTGTCCACAAAAACAGGGGAGATGGATGCAGGGTTCTCAGCTCCAGACATATTTGATTTGAAAGTGCAAGACGATATAGCTTCTTAAGTGTTGAACCAACCTCTATCTGCCGCCTCGTCTTGGCAACATCCAGCGGACAagtagcagcagcagcaagcaTTCCTGCTACAACACCCGCCGAGAAATTCACCCCAAAAACACTAGCTGCACTGGCTGCATCTCCAAATACACTGAAAAGTTTCCGCCTGATCTGCAGAAAGGGCAAGTAAGAGcattaaaaatcataatatgCTGGAGCATCTATTTGGAATTGAAATCACAATTCACAAACTGCATGAAGTGAGTGAAACTTACCGGCTCAAGAGTGGACCAGCATATTGCAGAGAATGGCACATCACGAGCCAATTGAGCTCCAAGACCAGTCCACAGGATCCGGTAGTATAGAACTGGTGCATGGGACCATACAAACAAATATTTAAAGAGGAGCCAACATACCAAAACCTATTCTGTAGTAACCAATATGGCAGCCATTATTACACAGGGAGATCCCGAACTTACAATTTTGAGGGCTGTTTAGGCTTTTCACAGGTTTAGTGACCTCAAGCAATGTCTTCCACACTCCTGGAGGTTTTGGCccatttttcatttctttaaaTGCCTATCAGTCAAAAAAGATCAATATCTATTTGTCAGTATCCACTCTAGTGCCTACAAACACAACTTATTGAGACAAAATAGTGCTATATTCAATTCTTATTTCATCAGCAAGGAGAGTACCTGCATGCGTGTTCTTGCAAGCTCCACAGGGTAACAAGATACACAAGCTAGCGAGCGTGCTATAGAGCCCGCAGCTAGAGGGACATATGGCGTCAAGCTTGGAGAGTTCTGTGCCGTAAAATCTTCCATCAAATTCCGGAAGATGTCATAGCAAGGCAAATAGATTCCCACCTGATTAAACATAATACAGAat
This genomic window contains:
- the LOC116192341 gene encoding arabinogalactan protein 16-like; this encodes MASFSLRTVFSAMAMFALACAICWPPSVAKADSMAPAPAPASDGTSIDQGIAYVLMLMALLLTYLIHPLDASSSFFF
- the LOC116192340 gene encoding mitochondrial carrier protein MTM1-like — its product is MVGSRQGVPSWVSAAAATRVDFEANVSSSSSSSASASASSSSDNNMFRGESPQEQQQQQLQQYRLADFNLGFGERALSAAGAAVLSAIIVNPLDVAKTRLQAQAAGVPYRGLCCPAPFDTSMMLPDLRSDQLRARAVLGAECGCPPECNQYKGTLDVFYKVVRQEGFARLWRGTYASLALAVPTVGIYLPCYDIFRNLMEDFTAQNSPSLTPYVPLAAGSIARSLACVSCYPVELARTRMQAFKEMKNGPKPPGVWKTLLEVTKPVKSLNSPQNFLYYRILWTGLGAQLARDVPFSAICWSTLEPIRRKLFSVFGDAASAASVFGVNFSAGVVAGMLAAAATCPLDVAKTRRQIEKDPERALSMTTRQTLAEIWRDGGVKGLFAGLSPRVGRAGPSVGIVVSFYEVVKYALHQRHITGDGKG